The following proteins are encoded in a genomic region of Mesoplodon densirostris isolate mMesDen1 chromosome 12, mMesDen1 primary haplotype, whole genome shotgun sequence:
- the CITED2 gene encoding cbp/p300-interacting transactivator 2 has product MADHMMAMNHGRFPDGTNGLHHHPAHRMGVGQFPSPHHHQQQPQHAFNALMGEHIHYGASNMNATSGIRHAMGPGTVNGGHPPSALAPGARFNSSQFMGPPVASQGGSLPASMQLQKLNNQYFNHHPYPHNHYMPDLHPAAGHQMNGTNQHFRDCNPKHSGGSSTPGGSGGSSTPGGSAGTSGGGAGSSNSGGGSGGSGSSNMPASVAHVPAAMLPPNVIDTDFIDEEVLMSLVIEMGLDRIKELPELWLGQNEFDFMTDFVCKQQPSRVSC; this is encoded by the coding sequence ATGGCAGACCATATGATGGCCATGAACCACGGGCGCTTCCCCGACGGCACTAACGGGCTGCACCACCACCCTGCCCACCGCATGGGTGTGGGGCAGTTCCCGAGCCCCCATCATCACCAGCAGCAGCCCCAACACGCCTTCAACGCGCTAATGGGCGAGCACATACACTACGGCGCGAGCAACATGAACGCCACGAGCGGCATCAGGCACGCGATGGGGCCGGGGACTGTGAACGGAGGGCACCCCCCGAGCGCGCTGGCTCCCGGGGCCAGGTTTAACAGCTCCCAGTTCATGGGTCCCCCGGTGGCCAGCCAGGGAGGCTCTCTGCCGGCCAGCATGCAGCTGCAGAAGCTCAACAACCAGTATTTCAACCACCACCCCTATCCCCACAACCACTACATGCCGGATTTGCACCCTGCTGCAGGCCACCAGATGAACGGGACAAACCAGCACTTCCGAGATTGCAACCCCAAGCAcagcggcggcagcagcaccCCCGGCGGCTCGGGCGGCAGCAGCACCCCCGGCGGCTCGGCGGGCACCTCGGGCGGCGGCGCGGGCAGCAGCAatagcggcggcggcagcggcggcagcggcagcagcaacATGCCCGCCTCCGTGGCCCACGTCCCTGCTGCAATGCTGCCGCCCAATGTCATAGACACTGATTTCATCGACGAGGAAGTGCTTATGTCCTTAGTGATAGAAATGGGTTTGGACCGCATCAAGGAGCTGCCCGAACTCTGGCTGGGGCAAAACGAGTTTGATTTTATGACGGACTTCGTGTGCAAACAACAGCCCAGCAGAGTAAGCTGTTGA